The genomic stretch TAAGCATTACAGTAGAACAGAGTCCACTGGGAAACAGGTGGTTACCGCCCAGTTACCAGCATAACAGGGTGTTGGAGTATGTGTGTAACAGGCCCAtgtggctaggcccatgaggcccatgtatccctAATTATATGGCACCCTGGTTAGGGTTAGCCCAACTAAtgagaaaccctaattctaacatGGTATCAGCCTAGGTTTTCCTCCCAGCCGCCTGCAGGcaaccagccgccgccgccggccggccgccgccgccatggcagGCCGGGCACCTCCTCCTCTTCCCTACCTCCAGCAGTTTCCGGCGCTCCCCTACCCGTCCTGGGCCCGAGCCGCCGCGGGTGGCCAGCCTCGCCCTCCCCTGCAGCAGCCAGCGGGCGCGGACGTCGCGGCGCGCGGGGAGGCCGCGATGCACGCGGACGCGCAGCCAGCGGACGCGGCCCGCCCTTCCCTCCTCCTGGCGGCCGTCGCGGGCGCCGAAccagacgccgccgccgccgccgcgggtggCCAACCCCGCCCTCCCCTGCAGCAGCCAGCGGGCGCGGACGCCGCGGCGCGCGGGGAGGCCGCGATGGCGGCTGCGCGCGCGGCAGCAGCGCGCGGGGCGCACCAGGACCGCGCCCCTGTGGACGGAACGCGTGCAGACGCCGCCGAGGACGCCGCGGCCGCCTCTAAGCTCCAGCTGGGCACCAACGACGACGCCGCCGCAGCAGCCTACGCCCGGGGAGCGGCTGCCGCCATTGCTGCAGGCCTTGGCATGCCCTTGGACATGACCGATCTGCCCAGGACGCTGCTCACAGCCGGAGGCGCCCTGTCCAGGGGGCTTGCTGCCGGCCCGCGTGCAGCTGTGGGCGCAGCCCCCTTCCCTgcaccgcctccgccgcctgTGATGCATCGTCCGGACTCCACACTCATCGCTGCTCTCGTCACTGCTCGGGCTGCGGCTGCGGAGGGCCGGGCCCGCGTGCGTGAGGCCGCTCTCGCTTGGGAACGCGAGCGCGACGCGGCCGACGCCTTGGCCCGCCAGATCGCCGACGCCGAGCAGTTCCTCGGCCTTCCAGCCTCGCCTGACGTCGGGACCACGTCCTCGGGATCGACTTCGGTCGTCTGGCACGATCCGGCCGACCCCCACGTAGTGCAGCTCCACTACCTGGCAGGGGGCGTCCAAAACATCCGCCTCCTCGTCCCGGTCGTCCTCGAGCCCGAGTCGCCCTCCTACGCTCGCTGGAGGGACTTGGTCCTCCTCACCCTCCGCCGCTACGCCCTCGATGACCACGTCCTCCTCGACACCGCGGGGGCGGTCCCGACCCCCTCGTGGCTTCGCCTCGACAGCGTCGTCCTGTCCTGGATTCTGGGGACGATCTCCCTGGACCTCCACGACCTCGTCCGCAACACCCCGAGCGCTCGCGGGGCCTGGCTAGCACTCGAGGGCCAGTTCCTGGGCAACGCCGAAGCCCGGGCTCTGCGGCTCGACGCGAGCTTCCGCACCTTCGTCCAGGGCGACCTCTCCGTCAGCGAGTACTGCCGCCAGATGAAGGGTATGGCGGACTCCCTCGGCGACCTCGGCTGGCCCGTGGAGGACCGCATCTTGGTCCTCAACGTTCTCCGCGGGCTCAGTGACCGCTACTCCTACCTCCGGACGTGGATCACCAGGCAGCGGCCCTTCCCCACCTTCCTGCAGGTCCGTGACGACCTTGTCATGGAGGAGCTTACTCAGGGCCTACAGCCTGGGTCCACCTCCGCTTCGGGgtcctcgtcgtcctc from Sorghum bicolor cultivar BTx623 chromosome 3, Sorghum_bicolor_NCBIv3, whole genome shotgun sequence encodes the following:
- the LOC110433877 gene encoding uncharacterized protein LOC110433877, with translation MAGRAPPPLPYLQQFPALPYPSWARAAAGGQPRPPLQQPAGADVAARGEAAMHADAQPADAARPSLLLAAVAGAEPDAAAAAAGGQPRPPLQQPAGADAAARGEAAMAAARAAAARGAHQDRAPVDGTRADAAEDAAAASKLQLGTNDDAAAAAYARGAAAAIAAGLGMPLDMTDLPRTLLTAGGALSRGLAAGPRAAVGAAPFPAPPPPPVMHRPDSTLIAALVTARAAAAEGRARVREAALAWERERDAADALARQIADAEQFLGLPASPDVGTTSSGSTSVVWHDPADPHVVQLHYLAGGVQNIRLLVPVVLEPESPSYARWRDLVLLTLRRYALDDHVLLDTAGAVPTPSWLRLDSVVLSWILGTISLDLHDLVRNTPSARGAWLALEGQFLGNAEARALRLDASFRTFVQGDLSVSEYCRQMKGMADSLGDLGWPVEDRILVLNVLRGLSDRYSYLRTWITRQRPFPTFLQVRDDLVMEELTQGLQPGSTSASGSSSSSSTALAATPPPRPAAPPQSSLLGPLPPGPSGGGGGAVAVAVVVVGDVEQVVGATRRRCHLHEVHPGHPTTTHGQGASPCGRSRLPVASLARRQPCSRVLPRGSPQ